In Desulfomonilia bacterium, a single genomic region encodes these proteins:
- a CDS encoding DUF1015 domain-containing protein: MDLEKFALSLPEILLPKKETDLTKWAVVACDQYTSQPEVWEEIRKTAGNSPSTLNIIYPEVYLEEEGAEDRIKSINSFMDKYLADGTLEVQKPGFVLVDRKTSQTPSRKGLVVALDLEQYDFSPGSKTMIRATEGTVIDRLPPRIRIRKNAAIESPHIMVLIDDPDKTVIEPLFMKNLRMLYDFELMMNCGHIKGWAVDDEESLNQVAAALAKLAEPGNYMKKYGVNDGSVMLYAMGDGNHSLATAKSIWETMKKDAEDQSLLMSHPARYALVELVNIHDPGLEFEPIHRVLFGVDKDDLIGKFKAYCESEGSTVSIATAGSPKELCQKPASRSDIHLIPFAAGGACGTIKVEKPVRQLEYATLQTFLDIYLKDNPGVKIDYVHGEKIVEDLGTRPGNMGFFLPVIPKDTFFRTIIIDGVLPRKTFSMGHADEKRFYLECRRIK, from the coding sequence ATGGACCTGGAAAAATTCGCTTTGAGCCTGCCTGAAATTCTTTTGCCGAAAAAGGAAACCGATCTCACCAAATGGGCGGTTGTCGCCTGTGATCAATACACATCACAACCCGAGGTGTGGGAAGAGATCAGGAAAACGGCAGGAAACAGTCCGTCAACGCTCAATATTATTTATCCCGAGGTCTATCTTGAAGAAGAAGGTGCTGAAGACCGGATCAAAAGCATTAACAGTTTTATGGATAAATACCTTGCAGACGGGACCCTTGAGGTGCAGAAACCCGGTTTTGTCCTGGTGGACAGAAAGACTTCGCAGACGCCTTCCAGAAAGGGATTGGTTGTTGCTCTGGACCTTGAACAGTATGATTTCAGCCCGGGCTCGAAAACCATGATACGGGCAACCGAAGGTACGGTCATAGACAGGCTGCCCCCCAGAATCAGGATAAGGAAAAATGCCGCAATCGAATCACCGCATATAATGGTGCTGATAGACGATCCTGATAAGACCGTTATCGAACCTCTGTTCATGAAAAACCTGAGGATGCTGTATGATTTTGAACTCATGATGAACTGCGGACACATAAAAGGCTGGGCGGTCGATGACGAGGAATCCTTGAATCAGGTGGCAGCTGCTCTGGCAAAACTTGCCGAACCTGGAAATTACATGAAAAAATATGGCGTCAATGACGGCAGCGTCATGCTCTATGCCATGGGTGACGGCAATCATTCTCTGGCCACTGCAAAGAGCATATGGGAAACCATGAAAAAAGATGCGGAAGACCAGTCTTTACTGATGAGCCATCCGGCGCGCTACGCACTTGTAGAGCTTGTAAATATCCATGACCCGGGGCTTGAATTCGAGCCGATCCACAGGGTGCTTTTCGGTGTTGACAAAGACGACCTTATCGGAAAATTCAAGGCCTATTGTGAATCGGAAGGTTCAACAGTTTCAATAGCAACAGCAGGCTCACCGAAGGAACTCTGCCAGAAGCCGGCATCGCGGTCTGATATCCACCTGATACCGTTTGCGGCGGGTGGAGCATGCGGAACCATAAAGGTTGAGAAACCCGTTCGTCAGCTGGAATACGCAACTCTTCAGACCTTCCTTGATATTTATCTGAAAGATAATCCTGGTGTAAAGATCGATTATGTACACGGAGAAAAGATTGTCGAAGACCTTGGAACAAGACCCGGCAATATGGGCTTTTTCCTGCCGGTTATACCCAAGGATACATTCTTCAGGACCATCATTATCGACGGCGTCCTCCCCAGAAAGACCTTTTCCATGGGCCATGCCGATGAGAAGCGTTTCTATCTGGAATGCCGCAGGATAAAATAA
- a CDS encoding dual specificity protein phosphatase family protein: MKKTGIIILTVLISLVFTAAAVQEQRPSKWAQPVKIDGVQNLFKVSDTLYRSEQPTAEGFKNLRKLGIKTVVNLRTFHTDSSLLKGSDLEYEHIYMKSWHAENEDAVKFLKIVTDPKKTPVLVHCQHGADRTGTMCAVYRMAVQGWSKEEALKEMTEGGFGFHEVWSNLPEWAGNLDVGKIRKEAGIPDRGK, from the coding sequence ATGAAGAAGACCGGGATTATTATTTTAACGGTTCTGATTTCATTAGTTTTTACTGCTGCCGCAGTTCAGGAGCAGAGGCCTTCGAAATGGGCACAGCCTGTAAAAATTGATGGGGTGCAGAATCTCTTCAAGGTCAGTGATACTCTTTACAGAAGCGAGCAGCCTACGGCCGAAGGTTTCAAAAACCTCAGAAAGCTGGGCATAAAGACAGTTGTAAACCTGAGGACATTTCACACTGATTCTTCATTGCTGAAGGGCTCAGACCTCGAATATGAGCATATCTACATGAAATCATGGCATGCGGAGAACGAGGATGCCGTTAAATTTCTGAAGATAGTGACAGACCCGAAGAAAACACCGGTCCTGGTCCATTGCCAGCACGGTGCCGACCGCACGGGCACGATGTGCGCGGTCTATCGCATGGCGGTTCAGGGCTGGTCAAAGGAAGAGGCCCTGAAGGAAATGACTGAAGGCGGGTTCGGGTTCCATGAAGTCTGGTCAAACCTTCCCGAATGGGCCGGGAACCTTGATGTGGGAAAGATAAGAAAAGAAGCAGGGATACCTGATAGAGGGAAATAA